The following coding sequences are from one Sphingomonadaceae bacterium OTU29LAMAA1 window:
- a CDS encoding NADP-dependent oxidoreductase: protein MKAFAIDRYKGELKLRDMPEPVAHAGEVVVEIEAASLNPLDGKIRDGDFKAFLRYDMPLVLGNDLAGRIVAVGPGVTRFKLGEEVFGKVDVARIGTFAERIAVSEGDLARKPVNVSMAEAASLPLVALTAWQVLVERAGLRSGQKVLIHAGAGGVGTVAIQLARHLGATVATTASASSLGLVRSLGADIAIDYRSEDFAQRLHDYDVVLTSLDTDVLERSLKVLRPGGKLISLSGPPDPAFARSVGANVVVRQVMRLMSSRTRRLAGRRGVEYSFLFMRADGAQLARIAHLVEDGTIRPVLDRIVPFERTSEILSLLEGRRGPGKVVMSREAVPSGEANASDSLPVADLLEKLRTIDPVVRIWPDKEPG from the coding sequence ATGAAGGCGTTCGCCATCGACCGCTACAAGGGCGAGCTGAAGCTCAGGGACATGCCCGAGCCCGTGGCGCACGCCGGCGAGGTGGTCGTCGAGATAGAGGCGGCTAGCCTCAACCCTCTCGACGGCAAGATCCGCGACGGCGACTTCAAGGCCTTCCTCCGGTACGACATGCCGCTCGTGCTGGGCAACGACCTGGCGGGAAGGATCGTCGCCGTCGGTCCCGGCGTCACCCGTTTCAAGCTGGGCGAAGAGGTCTTCGGCAAGGTCGATGTCGCCAGGATCGGCACATTCGCGGAGCGCATAGCGGTCAGCGAAGGCGATCTCGCGCGCAAGCCCGTGAACGTCTCGATGGCCGAGGCGGCCTCGCTCCCGCTCGTCGCACTCACTGCGTGGCAGGTGCTTGTCGAGCGCGCGGGCCTGCGATCCGGGCAGAAGGTCCTGATCCACGCGGGAGCAGGAGGAGTCGGTACCGTCGCCATCCAGCTCGCCAGGCACCTGGGCGCAACGGTCGCCACCACCGCGAGCGCCTCAAGCCTCGGCTTGGTGCGCTCGCTCGGTGCGGACATCGCGATAGACTACCGCAGCGAGGACTTCGCGCAGCGGCTGCACGACTACGACGTCGTCCTCACCTCCCTGGATACCGATGTCCTGGAGCGGTCGCTGAAGGTCCTGCGGCCCGGCGGCAAGCTGATATCGCTGTCCGGACCTCCCGATCCCGCCTTCGCCCGGTCGGTCGGTGCCAACGTCGTGGTGCGTCAGGTCATGCGCCTCATGAGCTCCAGGACCCGGAGGCTCGCGGGGCGTCGGGGGGTCGAATACTCCTTCCTCTTCATGCGGGCCGACGGCGCACAGCTTGCAAGGATCGCGCATCTCGTCGAGGACGGTACGATCAGGCCGGTGCTCGACCGGATCGTGCCGTTCGAACGCACTTCGGAGATACTCTCGCTGCTCGAGGGCAGGCGAGGCCCGGGGAAGGTCGTCATGTCGCGCGAGGCGGTGCCATCGGGCGAGGCGAACGCATCCGACAGCCTTCCCGTGGCGGATCTGCTCGAGAAGCTGCGGACCATCGATCCCGTCGTCAGGATCTGGCCCGACAAGGAGCCTGGCTGA
- a CDS encoding SDR family NAD(P)-dependent oxidoreductase, which translates to MTEQEKPLALVTGVGPGTGTALARRFSEGGYRVAMLARNEERLAKLEAEIPSSIAVPCDVADPAALERAVAAVGMPQVVVHNAVGGAFGTFQEIDAATLQRNFEVNAMALFHLARLVAPSMIAAGEGSIIVTGNTSAQRGRAKFAGFAPTKAAQRILAEAIARDLGPKGVHVAYLVIDASIDVPWQREMRPEVADDFFISPSSVAAEVFHLAHQPRDAWSFLAEVRPFHEPW; encoded by the coding sequence ATGACCGAGCAGGAAAAGCCACTGGCGCTGGTGACCGGCGTGGGTCCGGGCACGGGAACGGCCCTCGCCCGCCGCTTCTCGGAAGGCGGCTACCGGGTCGCCATGCTGGCGCGCAACGAAGAGCGGCTGGCCAAACTCGAAGCCGAGATCCCGTCGTCGATTGCCGTTCCCTGCGACGTCGCGGATCCGGCTGCGCTGGAGCGGGCGGTGGCCGCCGTCGGCATGCCGCAGGTGGTCGTCCACAACGCCGTCGGCGGCGCGTTCGGAACGTTCCAGGAGATCGATGCGGCGACGCTCCAACGGAACTTCGAGGTGAACGCCATGGCGCTGTTCCATCTCGCCCGGCTGGTCGCGCCCTCGATGATCGCGGCAGGCGAGGGGTCGATCATCGTGACCGGCAACACGTCCGCACAGCGCGGTCGGGCCAAGTTCGCCGGCTTCGCGCCGACCAAGGCGGCGCAGAGAATACTCGCGGAAGCCATCGCGCGGGACCTCGGGCCAAAGGGCGTGCACGTCGCCTATCTTGTGATCGACGCCTCCATCGACGTGCCCTGGCAGCGCGAGATGCGGCCTGAGGTCGCGGACGACTTCTTCATCTCGCCCTCGTCCGTCGCGGCCGAAGTCTTCCACCTGGCGCACCAGCCGCGCGACGCCTGGTCCTTCCTCGCCGAGGTCCGGCCCTTCCACGAGCCCTGGTGA
- a CDS encoding helix-turn-helix transcriptional regulator — translation MKVKSFVGMRCSIAGALELIGDRWALLIVRDLSMGMTRYDDLRTSLGIPPATLAARLKRLEETEILTRDRYQERPPRDEYRLTPKGRDLWKVSIALREWGDRWDASGFGAATIEITDRETGRPLELAMVDRETGQAVSPTRIELRPGPGADESTHRLLGFRKENTR, via the coding sequence ATGAAGGTCAAGTCGTTCGTCGGGATGCGCTGCTCCATCGCCGGGGCTCTCGAGCTCATCGGCGACAGGTGGGCGCTGCTCATCGTGCGCGATCTCTCGATGGGGATGACCCGCTACGACGACCTGCGGACAAGCCTGGGGATCCCGCCCGCAACGCTGGCAGCACGCCTAAAGCGTCTGGAGGAGACTGAAATCCTCACTCGGGATCGCTATCAGGAGCGGCCGCCTCGGGACGAGTATCGCCTGACCCCAAAGGGGCGCGATCTCTGGAAGGTCAGCATCGCGCTTCGCGAATGGGGCGACCGCTGGGACGCCTCCGGCTTCGGCGCTGCCACCATCGAGATAACGGATCGCGAGACCGGCCGGCCGCTCGAGCTGGCGATGGTCGACCGCGAGACTGGTCAGGCGGTCTCGCCGACCCGCATCGAGCTGCGCCCGGGACCCGGTGCCGACGAGAGCACGCACCGACTGCTCGGCTTCAGGAAGGAGAACACGCGATGA
- a CDS encoding ATP-binding protein — protein sequence MTNLEDMRALPDGSRPTSISVRAVDAYADYLPQLHLRARPDGVITFLNLRYEELTGADRCPAVREALWRDRIHPEDLDGLEGAFAGGQVGDRDLQIDFRLLHADGAFRWMRLTARIVQDEAGDLVWHGLASDVQDERAARGEPDAISRGLRERVDGQAAELASLEVRYASLFAISRIAFAEQDMSGTALILRDLKAQGIEDLAAYMAEHPETLARCVASVKTVSVNDACVRMLGFDDVDGAVDRTVDGTAEDIEAVLLRQFEMIFYGWESVEGRVVLIGARGRRVPVFYSVTRLDDERQLSSLVDISSQEEVEEMRRAAQAELARASRIATVGAFSASIAHELNQPVASISMDANTGLRLLRRPQPEVGAAVRVLERVSVTIERISTIVRHTHDRIQGGRQDVRRIDLGRLARETCALLARDMRSCGVSVRYVGSDAPAVEGDFVDLQQVLINLINNARDAMLDVERDEKVVTVDVRGVGDHVELAVADVGAGISEDDRTRLFQPFFTTKKEGVGLGLQICLSTIQRMGGEMTVANGPSQGAVFTCRLPALRG from the coding sequence ATGACGAACCTCGAGGATATGCGAGCGCTTCCGGACGGCTCGCGACCGACAAGCATCTCGGTGCGCGCTGTGGACGCCTATGCCGACTACCTGCCGCAGCTGCATCTTCGAGCTCGACCCGACGGGGTCATCACGTTCTTGAACCTGCGGTACGAGGAGCTGACCGGAGCCGACCGGTGTCCTGCTGTCCGGGAGGCGCTGTGGCGGGATCGGATACATCCCGAGGATCTCGACGGCCTGGAGGGCGCATTCGCAGGCGGCCAGGTGGGCGATCGCGATCTGCAGATCGACTTCCGGCTGCTGCACGCGGACGGAGCGTTCAGGTGGATGCGACTGACCGCCAGGATCGTCCAGGACGAGGCCGGGGATCTCGTCTGGCACGGCCTGGCGTCCGACGTCCAAGACGAGAGGGCGGCACGGGGTGAACCCGATGCGATCAGCCGCGGCCTGCGGGAACGGGTGGACGGTCAGGCGGCTGAGCTGGCGTCGCTCGAGGTCCGCTACGCAAGCCTCTTCGCGATCAGCAGGATCGCCTTCGCCGAGCAGGACATGTCCGGGACCGCCCTGATCCTTCGCGACCTGAAGGCGCAGGGGATCGAGGACCTGGCGGCCTACATGGCCGAGCATCCCGAGACGCTCGCCCGCTGCGTCGCTTCCGTGAAGACGGTATCCGTCAACGACGCGTGCGTCCGCATGCTGGGCTTCGACGACGTCGACGGCGCGGTGGACCGGACGGTGGACGGCACCGCGGAGGACATCGAGGCGGTGCTGCTGAGGCAGTTCGAGATGATCTTCTACGGCTGGGAAAGCGTGGAGGGACGGGTTGTCCTGATCGGAGCGCGCGGACGCCGCGTGCCCGTCTTCTACTCCGTCACCCGTCTCGACGACGAGCGTCAGCTGTCCAGCCTGGTGGACATCAGCAGCCAGGAGGAGGTCGAGGAGATGCGCCGCGCGGCGCAGGCGGAGCTCGCGCGTGCTAGCCGCATCGCGACCGTCGGTGCGTTCTCGGCTTCCATCGCCCATGAGCTCAACCAGCCGGTCGCCTCGATAAGCATGGATGCGAACACGGGCCTGCGGCTGCTGCGGCGTCCGCAGCCCGAGGTGGGGGCCGCGGTCAGGGTGCTCGAGCGCGTCTCCGTCACAATCGAGCGCATATCCACCATCGTCAGGCACACGCACGATCGTATCCAGGGCGGGAGGCAGGACGTCCGCAGGATCGATCTCGGTCGGCTTGCGAGGGAGACCTGTGCACTTCTCGCACGAGACATGCGGAGCTGCGGCGTGAGCGTCAGATACGTCGGAAGCGACGCGCCGGCCGTGGAAGGCGACTTCGTCGATCTGCAGCAGGTGCTCATCAATCTGATCAACAACGCTCGCGACGCCATGCTCGACGTCGAGCGCGACGAGAAGGTCGTCACGGTCGACGTGCGCGGGGTCGGGGACCATGTCGAGCTTGCGGTCGCCGACGTCGGCGCCGGGATCTCGGAGGACGACCGGACCCGCCTCTTCCAGCCATTCTTCACGACCAAGAAGGAGGGGGTCGGGCTGGGGCTTCAGATCTGCCTCTCCACGATACAGCGGATGGGAGGCGAGATGACCGTTGCGAACGGGCCTTCCCAGGGAGCCGTGTTCACCTGTCGCCTGCCGGCGCTGCGAGGCTGA
- a CDS encoding 2-hydroxychromene-2-carboxylate isomerase has protein sequence MTRTVELYFDFRSPYGYLAFVQLQTLAVELQLKPIKVLALMERVGNTPTTTTCKAKGRHARTDLGRWSRRVGVALNPAGMGSVDGEGCARAVLAARDEAQAVAIASALYRAIWTGGRSLPGTADIIQAIADAGIDADGVSARIDIPETAARLDAFTQEAADRGVFGSPTMFVGNEMFFGNDRIDFLRDELERVDKAA, from the coding sequence ATGACCAGGACCGTCGAACTCTATTTCGACTTCCGCAGCCCCTATGGCTACCTCGCCTTTGTGCAACTTCAGACGTTGGCGGTCGAGCTCCAGCTCAAGCCGATCAAGGTCCTGGCCTTGATGGAGCGCGTGGGGAACACGCCGACCACCACTACCTGCAAGGCGAAAGGGCGGCACGCGCGCACCGACCTGGGGCGGTGGTCGCGTCGAGTCGGCGTCGCCCTCAACCCCGCCGGCATGGGCAGCGTGGACGGCGAGGGCTGCGCACGCGCCGTTCTAGCCGCCCGGGACGAAGCGCAGGCGGTCGCGATCGCTTCGGCTTTGTACCGCGCGATCTGGACGGGCGGCCGTTCGCTGCCAGGCACCGCCGACATAATTCAGGCGATCGCGGACGCCGGGATCGACGCGGACGGCGTCTCCGCCCGGATCGACATTCCGGAGACGGCGGCGCGGCTGGACGCGTTCACGCAGGAGGCTGCCGACCGCGGCGTCTTCGGCTCGCCGACGATGTTCGTAGGGAACGAGATGTTCTTCGGAAACGACCGGATCGACTTCCTCCGGGACGAGCTCGAACGAGTAGATAAAGCGGCATGA
- a CDS encoding HAMP domain-containing histidine kinase, with protein sequence MQNLTAFVQPSGPTGSATTVAPTEFDGLAAVPAAADPYGGGAVARALRSAMAAAGHDLMQPLQIISHALERLVLAEQLAGDRIWIEAARTQVHRMTRGLGDLVGAAVSQEPFGPPTLQCLGVIMEETEAVWAKSAAAGGVTLEIARLPAPVRTDRARMRSILDNLIGNALKYGRSHVRVSTCRTAGKVRVDVVNDGTVIPADIQARLFEAFYQADRASEGLGLGLSIVREHCRALGHLVEVTSEPSGTRFSIVIDEPKAD encoded by the coding sequence GTGCAGAACCTGACCGCCTTCGTGCAACCGTCCGGGCCGACGGGCAGCGCCACCACGGTGGCGCCGACGGAGTTCGACGGCCTAGCCGCCGTGCCGGCAGCAGCCGATCCGTACGGCGGCGGCGCAGTCGCTCGTGCCCTGCGCTCCGCGATGGCCGCCGCCGGCCACGATCTTATGCAGCCGCTCCAGATCATCTCGCATGCGCTGGAGCGTCTGGTCCTGGCCGAGCAGCTGGCGGGCGACCGCATCTGGATAGAGGCCGCTCGCACGCAGGTCCACCGAATGACGCGCGGGCTCGGCGATCTCGTCGGCGCAGCGGTCTCGCAGGAGCCGTTCGGACCGCCTACGCTGCAGTGCCTTGGCGTCATAATGGAGGAGACCGAGGCGGTCTGGGCGAAGTCGGCGGCAGCCGGAGGCGTCACGCTCGAGATCGCCCGCCTGCCCGCCCCCGTCCGCACCGACCGGGCGCGCATGCGCTCGATCCTGGACAACCTGATTGGCAATGCCCTGAAGTACGGGCGGAGCCACGTCAGGGTGAGCACCTGCCGCACCGCCGGAAAGGTCCGCGTCGATGTCGTCAACGACGGGACGGTCATTCCGGCGGACATCCAGGCCCGCCTCTTCGAGGCGTTCTACCAGGCCGACAGGGCGAGCGAGGGTCTCGGGCTTGGTCTCTCGATCGTGCGCGAGCACTGCCGCGCCCTCGGGCATCTGGTCGAGGTCACGTCGGAGCCGTCAGGGACCCGCTTCAGCATCGTCATCGACGAGCCGAAGGCCGACTGA